The genomic DNA GCTTCTCAAGGAGACCAAGCTATCTGAGAATTTTTATAAAATGCCCGCCATAACTGAGGATGAGGCCAGGGAGATCGCGAAGGAGGTGGAGCGCAGGATACGATGGATGAACGTCCGCTACCTCTCAGGGCCCCTCGTCAGGGAGATCGTAAACGTGGTGCTCCTCGAGAGGCATCATCCCGAGTGGCGGAACATATGCACGAGGATAGGCACACCAGTGTACGATGCCCACCTCATCGATATAGGCACAGGGTTTGAGTCGAGGGAGAACGCGAACCTTCAGGACAACGCGGAGACGTCGCACAAGAAGAAGGCAGACAAGATCAGCAAGGAGCAGTACCTCCTGCTTCTTCCCCCGCACCTCTCAGATCACCACATCTCCGGGGACCTCCACATCCACGATCTGGAATACTTCGGCACACGTCCGTTCTGCCAAGATCATGATCTCAGGTACTTCTTCTACTACGGATTGATGCCTGACGGGCGCGGGACCAAGGCATCCGTTGCAGGTCCTGCCAAAAAACCTGAGGTGGCAATCCTCCATGCCGTAAAGGCGCTAGGCAGCGCACAGACGAACTTCGCGGGAGGTCAGGGCTTCTACAACTTCCTGACCTTCGTGGCGCCGTATCTGGAGGGATTGGATTACGAGGAGATCAAGCAGCTCATGCAGATGTTTGTCTACGAGATGACCCAGATGATGGTCGCGCGCGGCGGGCAGCTTGTATTCTCCTCGGTCCAGCTCACGCCCGGAGTGCCAACGATCTGGAAGGACAAGCCGGTCGTCTACAAAGGGAGGATATGGAATGGTGAGCAGGCACCACTGAAGACATACGGCGAGTTCGAGAGGGAGGTGAGGCTCGCCTTCAAGGCGCTGATGGAGGTCATGCTGGAGGGCGATTACTGGGGAAAGCCGTTCAATTTCCCGAAGCCGGAGATAAGCATCGAGCCTGATTTCATGAGGGAAGATGATGAGTTCAACCGTGCACATCCGGATCTGCCGACTTACAGAGATCTGTACATGCTGGCCTTCAAGCTTGCTGCAAAGTACGGCGCTCCATACTTCGACAACCAGCTCCCAGAGTACAGAGGTGCTGGAAAGGGGATATCGTGCTACCAGTGCTGTGCGTATCAGTTCTCCTCCACCTTCCAGAACGACACCGAGTTTGAGGACAAGCTCTACTTCAAGGACGGAAAACACTTCTCGATGGGTTCGTGGCAGGTCGTCTCGCTGAACTGTCCGCGGGCTGCCTACAAGGCGCGCGGGGAGGACGAGCTGCTCTTCGAGTATCTCAGGGAGTTGATGGATGTCTCCGTCGAGATCTTCAAAGTGAAAAGAGACTGGATGGATAAGATCATAGCAAACGGACGGATGCCGTTTGCCACCCAGCGACCCAGGGATCCTCTCACCGGAGAGAGGGGCACAATGGCTGTAGATCTTGATCGGCTCGTCTATACGATAGGAGTAGTGGGGATAAACGAGATGGTCCAGTTCCACACGGGCAAACAGATGCATGAATCAAGGGATGCATGGCGGTTTGCGGTCAGAGCGATGACCGAGATGCAGCTTTATGTTAAAAAGCTGAGCAGGGATCACGGGATGACCATCGCGCTTGCGAGGACTCCTGCTGAGACCACAGCGCAGCGCTTTGCTGTATCGGATTTGCTGCACGATGAATACAGGGAGTGCGCAAAGCGTGTTGTGAAAGGCGATCTTAAAACAGCGCTGGAGAACCTCCACAGGACTAGAGACCTCCCAGTCTACTACACAAATGGCACACATGTGTGTGTGAGTGCGGATATCCCGATCATGGAACGTGCGATGCTGGAGCATGTCTTCTTCCCAATAGTGGATGGGGGTAACATCTTCCACATCTTCTTAGGGGAGAGCGATCCAGATCCAGAATCGCTGATGAACTTCGGGATGAACCTCGCGAAGAACACACAGATCGGCTACTTCGCGTTCACCAGGGATATGACTGTGTGCATGAGCTGCTGCGCGATATCTCCCGGGCTCCAGGAGAAGTGCCCCCGCTGCAACTCCTCTGTGGTGGATCACATAAGCAGGATAACCGGATATCTCCAGGCTGTCAGCGGCTGGAATGCTGCGAAGCAGCAGGAGCTAAGGGACCGGAAGAGGTACAAGCATCTGCTCTCGTAGATGCTGCTCATCAGACCCCCTTAAGTCATATTATCCTACATGGCTCATGTGGTCGAATCGTCGGAGAGGCTAGCTACTGATATCCCGCCCAGCAGCAATCGACTTCGCCTCTTTTACAAGGCTGCAGATCCGCCGAATCGCAAGGATGTGCAGCTTTATCTCGCAGCATTGCTGCGAGCATTGATTGCAAAAGCTGCTGACGAAAGGTATATATCATATCTGCCTACTCCACGATTACTGGCCGATAAAAGGCAAATTGGAGGATTTCGTAATGCCTGCAGTAGTTAACAGAGAGGAATGTGTGAGCTGTGGAACCTGCGTGGAGGAGTGCCCGGAGGAGGCTATCAAACTCGATGACGAGGAGATAGCAGTAGTCGACCCCGAGAAGTGCACAGAGTGCGGCACATGCGTAGAGGCCTGCCCGTCTGAGGCAATCCACATCGAGTAAGGATCTTCCCGCTTTTTTTATTTGTTTCAGGTCGTATACACAGCGATCCTCCATGCTGCGGTTTATCTGATCCAAACGCTTGCAGCGCGTGTGAGGTTTCAGGCAGAGACCCACCCAGAAATCTCCTGGGTGATGGATGTGCGCTACGAAGCGTGACCGGCCCGATCCCAGCGGCGGATCAGCACCATTGCACATGCGTCTAGCATTTGTACAAGTGCAGCACACAACTGTAGATGCTCCTCGAGCATCCTGAAAAATAGATTATAGGGCTCTCAGGATCAGTAGAACATCCTGAGAGACTCGTCTGCCTTCTCTTCCTCACCGAGAACCTTCTTCACAGCCTGTCTGAAGTCCTCCATGGTGACAACGGTGGCCTCTCTCCTTATCGCGTTCATTCCGGCCTCGACCGCAATGGCCTTCAGCTCAGCACCGCTTGCTCCCTCTGTCTGCTTCGCTATGGATGAGAGATCCACATCACCAGCCAGCTTCATCTTCTTCGTGTGGATCTCAAGTATCTTCAGCCTCGCAACCTCGTTGGGCATCGGTATCTCGATGATCCTGTCGAACCTGCCCGGCCGGAGGAGCGCAGGATCCAGGATGTCTATCCTGTTTGTGGCGGCGATGATCTTGACATCACCTCTCTCCCTGAAACCATCCATCTCGGCCAGGAGCTGCATCATCGTCCTGTTGACCTCTGCGCTGCCCGTTGTGCCGTCATGCGTCC from Methanothrix thermoacetophila PT includes the following:
- the nrdD gene encoding anaerobic ribonucleoside-triphosphate reductase, whose amino-acid sequence is MVNGKNKQLTLTGVVVSAMPKVRTTDGHLLDWDRNAIVKQLLKETKLSENFYKMPAITEDEAREIAKEVERRIRWMNVRYLSGPLVREIVNVVLLERHHPEWRNICTRIGTPVYDAHLIDIGTGFESRENANLQDNAETSHKKKADKISKEQYLLLLPPHLSDHHISGDLHIHDLEYFGTRPFCQDHDLRYFFYYGLMPDGRGTKASVAGPAKKPEVAILHAVKALGSAQTNFAGGQGFYNFLTFVAPYLEGLDYEEIKQLMQMFVYEMTQMMVARGGQLVFSSVQLTPGVPTIWKDKPVVYKGRIWNGEQAPLKTYGEFEREVRLAFKALMEVMLEGDYWGKPFNFPKPEISIEPDFMREDDEFNRAHPDLPTYRDLYMLAFKLAAKYGAPYFDNQLPEYRGAGKGISCYQCCAYQFSSTFQNDTEFEDKLYFKDGKHFSMGSWQVVSLNCPRAAYKARGEDELLFEYLRELMDVSVEIFKVKRDWMDKIIANGRMPFATQRPRDPLTGERGTMAVDLDRLVYTIGVVGINEMVQFHTGKQMHESRDAWRFAVRAMTEMQLYVKKLSRDHGMTIALARTPAETTAQRFAVSDLLHDEYRECAKRVVKGDLKTALENLHRTRDLPVYYTNGTHVCVSADIPIMERAMLEHVFFPIVDGGNIFHIFLGESDPDPESLMNFGMNLAKNTQIGYFAFTRDMTVCMSCCAISPGLQEKCPRCNSSVVDHISRITGYLQAVSGWNAAKQQELRDRKRYKHLLS
- a CDS encoding 4Fe-4S binding protein, encoding MPAVVNREECVSCGTCVEECPEEAIKLDDEEIAVVDPEKCTECGTCVEACPSEAIHIE